A single Venturia canescens isolate UGA chromosome 1, ASM1945775v1, whole genome shotgun sequence DNA region contains:
- the LOC122405597 gene encoding transcriptional adapter 1-like has protein sequence MASTKDLNVARKSLIASLGENSKIYFEKMKLWFQMKTTKEEFDAEARAIISKEHVHLHNEFLLCLFNKVQGLAEASAPRHVKVNNTHVDRDKSLKEKKIRMKRKYKTDKSNFEPADMYVEVLGQTSSPVGDEPIGANRSSAQDLVLPDRTFVLARLMLAAWENNMDGAEENTAHIIIAAMQGFLKNLLTAILTRRKGYAVRDGSFIYNIGEPVPSSWKRNTMYIPRGPEYCAPTEVIDPTGQVPLIKQNIEEAEQATAFAMACASQTTIPTKAPVNVSDLLQTLKVYKNLVSNHTIYATNMERLHTYATHPTWEDLDARKLLCQSSGT, from the exons ATGGCTTCGACGAAAGATCTAAACGTCGCGAGGAAAAGTCTCATTGCGTCTCTCggggaaaattcgaaaat ATATTTTGAGAAGATGAAATTATGGTTCCAGATGAAG ACAACGAAGGAGGAATTTGATGCAGAAGCCAGAGCAATCATATCAAAAGAGCATGTTCATCTGCacaatgaatttctgctctGCCTGTTCAACAAAGTTCAGGGGCTCGCAGAAGCTTCTGCTCCGCGTCACGTAAAAGTTAACAATACCCATGTTGACAGGGACAaatcattgaaagagaaaaaaatcagaatgaAAAGAAAGTACAAAACGGATAAATCTAACTTTGAA CCTgctgacatgtatgttgaagtTTTGGGTCAAACATCATCACCCGTTGGCGATGAACCCATAGGTGCAAATCGCTCCAGCGCACAAGATCTGGTTTTGCCAGATCGTACTTTTGTGCTTGCCAGATTGATGCTCGCTGCTTGGGAGAATAACATGGATGGTGCAGAAGAAAATACAGCTCACATCATCATAGCTGCGATGCAAGGCtttcttaaaaatttgttgacaGCTATTCTCACCAGACGCAAAGGTTACGCAGTGCGAGATGGTAGCTTTATTTACAATATAGGCGAACCTGTACCGAGTTCATGGAAAAGGAATACGATGTATATACCAAGAGGTCCCGAGTATTG CGCCCCCACTGAGGTGATTGATCCTACAGGTCAAGTGCCTTTAAtaaagcaaaatattgaagaagCTGAGCAGGCTACAGCTTTCGCGATGGCATGTGCATCTCAAACAACCATACCGACTAAAGCACCGGTAAACGTGAGCGATTTACTTCAAACATTGAAG gtTTACAAAAATTTGGTGAGTAACCACACAATCTACGCGACAAACATGGAACGTTTGCACACGTATGCAACCCATCCTACCTGGGAAGATTTAGACGCGAGAAAATTATTGTGTCAAAGCTCAGGAACTTGA
- the carmine gene encoding AP-3 complex subunit mu-1 — MINSLFIINSSGDVFMEKHWKSAVARSLCDYFFDQQRRVLSPEDTPPVIATPHHYLISVYRCSMFFVAVCTTEVPPLFVIEFLHRVVDTFEDYFNECTETTIKENYVVVYELLDEMLDNGFPLATESNILKELIKPPNILRTIANTVTGKSNVSAILPSGQLSNVPWRRTGVKYTNNEAYFDVVEEVDAIIDRSGATVFAEIQGYIDCCIKLSGMPDLTLSFMNPRLFDDVSFHPCVRFKRWESERILSFIPPDGNFRLLSYHIGSQSVVAIPIYVRHNISLKEAGGGRLDITVGPKQTVGRTLENVTLEIPMPKVVLNCSLVPNQGKYSFDPVSKVLFWDVGRIDFSKLPNLRGSISVQNAATVVESNPAINVHFTINQLAVSGLKVNGLDMYGEKYKPFKGVKYITKAGRFQIRM; from the exons atgatCAACAGCCTTTTTATCATTAATTCTTCTGG CGATGTTTTCATGGAGAAACATTGGAAGAGTGCAGTGGCCCGATCCTTGTGTGATTATTTCTTTGATCAGCAAAGACGTGTTCTCTCTCCGGAAGATACACCACCTGTCATTGCAACGCCTCACCATTATCTCATTAGTGTATACAGATGCAGCATGTTCTTTGTGGCTGTATGCACTACAGAAG TTCCTCCGCTATTTGTCATTGAGTTTCTGCACAGAGTTGTGGACACTTTTGAAGATTATTTTAATGAATGCACTGAAACTACAATAAAGGAAAATTATGTAGTTGTCTATGAATTGTTAGACGAAATGTTAGACAATGGCTTCCCACTTGCCACTGAATCCAACATTCTGAAGGAACTCATCAAGCCTCCAAATATATTGCGAACGATAGCCAATACAGTTACTGGCAAATCAAA TGTCAGCGCAATTTTACCGAGTGGACAGCTCTCTAACGTTCCCTGGAGGAGAACAGGTGTAAAATATACGAATAACGAAGCATATTTTGATGTCGTTGAAGAAGTGGATGCTATCATTGATAGATCGGGCGCTACTGTTTTTGCTGAGATTCAGGGATAT ATCGATTGTTGTATAAAATTGAGTGGAATGCCtgatctcactctttctttCATGAATCCACGATTATTCGATGATGTGAGCTTTCATCCTTGTGTTCGATTCAAGCGATGGGAG tcgGAAAGAATATTGTCGTTTATTCCTCCCGATGGCAATTTTCGTTTGCTGTCGTATCACATAGGCTCGCAAAGTGTCGTAGCAATTCCAATTTACGTTAGACACAACATCAGTCTGAAGGAAGCTGGTGGTGGGAGATTGGATATAACAGTGGGACCAAAACAGACAGTGGGGAGAACT CTGGAAAACGTCACATTGGAAATCCCAATGCCCAAAGTAGTTTTAAACTGCAGTCTCGTGCCTAACCAGGGAAAATATTCCTTCGATCCTGTGAGCAAAGTACTTTTTTGGGACGTCGGAAGAATAGATTTTTCGAAGCTGCCAAATCTTCGGGGTTCG ATAAGCGTGCAAAATGCGGCTACCGTGGTGGAATCAAATCCTGCCATAAAT GTACATTTTACAATAAATCAGCTCGCCGTTTCTGGTTTAAAAGTTAATGGATTGGACATGTATGGTGAAAAATATAAGCCGTTTAAAGGTGTAAAATACATCACCAAAGCCGGAAGATTTCAAATAAGAATGTGA